From a region of the Xanthomonas rydalmerensis genome:
- a CDS encoding STAS domain-containing protein: MRSTPPDEQDSPLQLSVDGDMTIRRAAELKPLLLPALEHPGGLRLQLQAVADIDATGVQLLLATQAALRALGRPLQLEGCSKAVGDALDLLGLGDAFERVGDDTLH, translated from the coding sequence ATGCGTTCGACGCCCCCCGATGAACAGGATTCGCCGCTGCAGTTGAGCGTGGACGGCGACATGACCATCCGCCGCGCGGCCGAACTGAAGCCGCTGCTGCTGCCCGCGCTGGAGCATCCCGGCGGCCTACGCCTGCAGTTGCAGGCGGTGGCCGACATCGACGCCACCGGCGTGCAGTTGCTGCTGGCCACCCAGGCCGCGCTGCGCGCCCTGGGGCGACCCTTGCAGCTGGAGGGCTGCAGCAAGGCGGTCGGCGACGCGCTGGACCTGCTCGGCCTGGGCGACGCGTTCGAGCGCGTCGGCGACGACACTCTTCACTAA
- a CDS encoding chemotaxis protein CheA gives MNMDQLLQTFIAESRDLLEDMERNLLEAERGEAGPDAVNAIFRGAHTIKGSGGLFDLAQLVGFTHVVESVLDLVREHAVALDSDLIQLMLACCDHIRALVEAAAGAEADEATLAAEGAPLLERLQTYLQPAAAPAATTGAATATPAVPAAPAHTGYWRISLQLFADALRFGNSPLHLIRCLRSLGTLEAVRTHHERVPALPELDPEACYLGFDILLRSDAQQAAIEDIFEFVRDDCDLQVLAVEPNGDAANLDLPLLVAEAGSQASADDFAGFESASAPVEAPVAAAAAMAGAPAAAAPTAASAGTAKAAGARGEGGSIRVDADKLDRMIDLVGELIIAVASTGANAQRTGDAQLLESTSILAGLVEEVRESALQLRMVKIGGTFSRFHRVVHDVARELGKDIVLVVNGEDTELDKSVVEKIADPLTHLVRNAMDHGIEPAEVRQARGKPVRGTVRLNAFHDSGSIVIQISDDGGGLNRDRILAKALERGLIEPGRLLSDREVFALIFEPGFSTAEKVTNLSGRGVGMDVVKRNIAALRGSVDISSQQDVGTTISVRLPLTLAIINGFQVGVGKSVFVVPLDVVEECVEFAPNYQSEYIDLRGNVLPYVRLRSLFAIAGAPPARESIVVIRQGAQRFGLVVDTLLGEWQTVIKPLSKVFAQVKGISGSSILGSGGVALILDVPSLLGQLQPGTESLAA, from the coding sequence ATGAACATGGATCAATTGCTGCAGACCTTCATCGCCGAGAGCCGCGACCTGCTCGAGGACATGGAACGCAATCTGCTGGAAGCCGAGCGCGGCGAAGCCGGTCCCGACGCGGTCAACGCGATCTTCCGGGGCGCCCACACCATCAAGGGCTCCGGCGGCCTGTTCGACCTGGCGCAGCTGGTCGGCTTCACCCACGTGGTGGAGAGCGTGCTGGACCTGGTGCGCGAGCACGCCGTCGCGCTGGATTCGGACTTGATCCAATTGATGCTGGCCTGCTGCGACCACATCCGCGCGCTGGTGGAAGCCGCCGCCGGCGCCGAGGCCGACGAAGCCACGCTGGCCGCCGAGGGCGCGCCGCTGCTGGAACGGCTGCAGACCTACCTGCAACCTGCCGCTGCGCCGGCCGCCACGACGGGCGCCGCCACGGCAACGCCGGCAGTGCCGGCCGCGCCCGCGCATACCGGCTACTGGCGGATCTCGCTGCAGCTGTTCGCCGATGCGCTGCGCTTCGGCAATTCGCCGCTGCACCTGATCCGCTGCCTGCGCAGCCTGGGCACGCTGGAAGCGGTGCGCACCCACCACGAGCGCGTGCCGGCGCTGCCGGAGCTGGATCCGGAGGCCTGCTACCTGGGCTTCGACATCCTGTTGCGCAGCGACGCGCAGCAGGCCGCGATCGAGGACATCTTCGAATTCGTGCGCGACGACTGCGACCTGCAGGTGCTGGCGGTGGAGCCGAACGGCGATGCCGCCAACCTGGATCTGCCGCTGCTGGTGGCCGAAGCCGGCAGCCAGGCCAGCGCCGACGATTTCGCCGGATTCGAGAGCGCCAGCGCCCCGGTGGAGGCGCCAGTTGCGGCCGCAGCGGCCATGGCCGGCGCGCCGGCCGCGGCAGCGCCCACCGCTGCCAGCGCCGGCACGGCCAAGGCCGCGGGCGCACGCGGCGAAGGCGGCTCGATCCGCGTCGACGCCGACAAGCTCGACCGCATGATCGACCTGGTCGGCGAATTGATCATCGCCGTCGCCAGCACCGGCGCCAACGCGCAGCGCACCGGCGATGCGCAGTTGCTGGAATCCACCTCGATCCTCGCCGGGCTGGTCGAGGAAGTGCGCGAAAGCGCGCTGCAACTGCGCATGGTCAAGATCGGCGGCACCTTCAGCCGCTTCCACCGCGTGGTCCACGACGTCGCCCGCGAACTGGGCAAGGACATCGTGCTGGTGGTCAACGGCGAGGACACCGAGCTGGACAAGTCGGTGGTGGAGAAGATCGCCGATCCGCTGACCCACCTGGTGCGCAACGCCATGGACCACGGCATCGAACCGGCCGAGGTGCGCCAGGCGCGCGGCAAGCCGGTGCGCGGCACGGTGCGGCTCAACGCCTTCCACGATTCCGGCAGCATCGTCATCCAGATCAGCGACGACGGCGGCGGCCTCAACCGCGACCGCATCCTGGCCAAGGCGCTGGAACGCGGCCTGATCGAACCCGGCCGTCTGCTCTCCGACCGCGAAGTGTTCGCGCTGATCTTCGAGCCGGGCTTCTCCACCGCCGAAAAGGTCACCAACCTGTCCGGCCGCGGCGTCGGCATGGACGTGGTCAAGCGCAACATCGCCGCGCTGCGCGGCAGCGTGGACATCAGCAGCCAGCAGGACGTCGGCACCACCATCTCGGTGCGGCTGCCGCTGACCCTGGCAATCATCAACGGCTTCCAGGTCGGGGTCGGCAAGTCGGTGTTCGTGGTGCCGCTGGACGTGGTCGAGGAATGCGTGGAGTTCGCGCCGAACTACCAGAGCGAGTACATCGACCTGCGCGGCAACGTACTGCCCTACGTGCGCCTGCGTTCGCTGTTCGCCATCGCCGGCGCGCCGCCGGCGCGCGAGAGCATCGTGGTGATCCGCCAGGGCGCGCAGCGTTTCGGCCTGGTGGTCGACACCCTGCTCGGCGAGTGGCAGACCGTGATCAAGCCGCTCTCCAAGGTCTTCGCCCAGGTCAAGGGCATCAGCGGCTCCAGCATCCTCGGCAGCGGCGGAGTCGCGCTGATCCTGGACGTGCCGTCGCTGCTCGGTCAGTTGCAACCCGGCACCGAATCGCTGGCGGCCTGA
- a CDS encoding methyl-accepting chemotaxis protein, whose amino-acid sequence MSQNRTRLITLPTAAIAAVVLPAAAAVAAVALPLSGALAWTLIAVATLVAAALLGRGVRAAQHAAAAAQRELELARTGLQALAQGELDRVDAVAGGSEIGQALLAARQPLRQLQADIAHMTSAHAAGDCDVMLDAAQASGAYRTVAGDLNQLVGAHIGVCKQAIDCVGEFGRGNFAAPLAAFPGKKAYINDTIEQVRRNMLGLIAEMRRVSEQHEAGEIDASIDSAHFQGDFRSMADGINGMVGSHIAVKKQALGVVAEFGRGNFDAGMPQLPGKKAFINETLEQVRGNFKRLIGEIARMSEEHDRGEIDVQIDCAHLDGQFCAIGKAINRMVAAHIAVKKQALGVVAEFGRGNFDAPMPQLPGKKAFINEIIEQTRGNLRSVGDVIKVMGAMAEGDLSRQVQGHYEGAFADMQRYVNATIDKLTGIVNEVNGNAVTLASAAEELSATAQSLSQAASEQAAGVEETSASLEQMTGSIAQNAENAKITDGMASKASREAAESGEAVRATVSAMKEIARKISIIDDIAYQTNLLALNAAIEAARAGEHGKGFAVVAAEVRKLAERSQVAAQEIGQVAGTSVNLAETTGRLLGEMEPSIRRTSDLVQEITAASEEQSTGVGQINAAVVQLSQTTQQSAANAEELAATAEEMSSQAEQLQTLMSFFTTGTTTTAAQASQPRRLPTPMQRAPRSRSFGGPAATAQAARLEEAAFVSF is encoded by the coding sequence ATGTCCCAGAACCGGACGCGCCTTATCACACTACCGACGGCCGCCATCGCCGCCGTCGTCCTGCCCGCCGCCGCGGCCGTCGCAGCGGTGGCGCTGCCGCTGAGCGGCGCCCTTGCATGGACCCTGATCGCCGTGGCCACGCTGGTCGCCGCCGCGCTGCTTGGCCGCGGCGTACGCGCGGCACAGCACGCAGCCGCCGCCGCGCAGCGCGAACTGGAGCTGGCCCGCACCGGCCTGCAGGCGCTGGCGCAGGGCGAACTGGACCGCGTGGACGCGGTGGCCGGCGGCAGCGAGATCGGCCAGGCCCTGCTCGCCGCGCGACAGCCGCTGCGGCAACTGCAGGCCGACATCGCCCACATGACCAGCGCGCACGCCGCCGGCGACTGCGACGTGATGCTGGATGCGGCGCAGGCCAGCGGCGCCTACCGGACCGTGGCCGGCGACCTCAACCAACTGGTCGGCGCCCACATCGGCGTGTGCAAGCAGGCGATCGACTGCGTGGGCGAATTCGGCCGCGGCAACTTCGCCGCGCCGCTGGCCGCGTTCCCGGGCAAGAAGGCCTACATCAACGACACCATCGAGCAGGTGCGGCGCAACATGCTCGGCCTGATCGCCGAGATGCGCCGCGTCTCCGAGCAGCACGAAGCCGGCGAGATCGACGCCAGCATCGACAGCGCGCACTTCCAGGGCGACTTCCGCAGCATGGCCGACGGCATCAACGGCATGGTCGGCAGCCACATCGCGGTGAAGAAACAGGCGTTGGGCGTGGTCGCCGAGTTCGGCCGCGGCAATTTCGACGCGGGCATGCCGCAGCTGCCCGGCAAGAAGGCCTTCATCAACGAGACCCTCGAGCAGGTGCGCGGCAACTTCAAGCGCCTGATCGGCGAGATCGCGCGCATGTCCGAGGAGCACGACCGGGGCGAGATCGACGTGCAGATCGACTGCGCGCACCTGGACGGACAGTTCTGCGCCATCGGCAAGGCCATCAACCGCATGGTCGCCGCGCACATCGCGGTCAAGAAGCAGGCGCTGGGCGTGGTCGCCGAGTTCGGCCGCGGCAACTTCGACGCGCCGATGCCGCAACTGCCCGGCAAGAAGGCGTTCATCAACGAGATCATCGAGCAGACCCGCGGCAATCTGCGCAGCGTCGGCGACGTGATCAAGGTGATGGGCGCGATGGCCGAGGGCGATCTCAGCCGCCAGGTGCAGGGGCACTACGAGGGCGCCTTCGCCGACATGCAGCGCTATGTCAACGCCACCATCGACAAGCTCACCGGCATCGTCAACGAGGTCAACGGCAACGCCGTCACCCTGGCCAGCGCCGCCGAGGAACTGTCGGCGACCGCGCAGTCGCTGAGTCAGGCGGCCAGCGAACAGGCCGCCGGCGTGGAGGAGACCAGCGCCTCGCTGGAGCAGATGACCGGCTCGATCGCGCAGAACGCGGAAAACGCCAAGATCACCGACGGCATGGCCAGCAAGGCCTCGCGCGAGGCCGCCGAGAGCGGCGAGGCGGTGCGTGCCACCGTCTCCGCGATGAAGGAGATCGCACGCAAGATCAGCATCATCGACGACATCGCCTACCAGACCAACCTGCTGGCGCTGAACGCGGCGATCGAAGCGGCGCGTGCCGGCGAACACGGCAAGGGTTTCGCCGTGGTCGCCGCGGAAGTGCGCAAGCTGGCCGAACGCAGCCAAGTGGCGGCGCAGGAGATCGGCCAGGTCGCCGGCACCAGCGTGAACCTGGCCGAGACCACCGGGCGCCTGCTCGGCGAGATGGAGCCGTCGATCCGTCGCACCTCCGACCTGGTGCAGGAAATCACCGCCGCCTCCGAGGAACAGAGCACCGGCGTGGGCCAGATCAACGCCGCGGTGGTTCAGCTCAGCCAGACAACACAGCAATCTGCTGCCAACGCTGAAGAATTGGCCGCCACGGCCGAAGAAATGAGTAGCCAGGCCGAACAGTTGCAAACGCTCATGAGTTTCTTCACCACCGGCACCACCACCACTGCGGCGCAGGCCTCGCAACCGCGACGTCTGCCGACGCCGATGCAGCGCGCGCCCCGCTCGCGCAGCTTCGGCGGCCCCGCTGCCACGGCCCAGGCCGCACGTTTGGAAGAAGCCGCGTTCGTCTCGTTCTGA